The following are encoded in a window of Dictyostelium discoideum AX4 chromosome 6 chromosome, whole genome shotgun sequence genomic DNA:
- a CDS encoding beta-ketoacyl synthase family protein: MENQRIYNINLDLLKDNTLNGKNNYYPSTYLIEELIKIFQNTDLIIPIFEFKPPFIIDNELEKFYLQTEIIEINSKEYEIKFNFKDNKTNQWNQFSKGNFLLSTNNNYNFNEKEVDYIENLKSKICNFTKVSKDEFINFIDEKTGLKYNGIFNNNIKDCLIGDNCSLLVVSLEGCQNQNLFFNKPLFNIFLSGMLILVDRKCKLNFNKIEGLKYYSPNNLPKDKDQLISEIYIYSKLISSKTISSNSYSASVKVLLPDGTLLFDIDRVEYKSLTSIKPISIEPPNDHMYSVYQQPLNSLIKSPLKFKSKYQNKINDLNHFLNYQDGSTSNYNDFITIQNQIISNIVKEVIKPILNEKILFRILDFQGEINSTTIILEKINSLFGKFPNFQIDIEYTINNKNPPKNSIPIKFDKIFKENNLNNICIVIKDFNLVKDQFKNGENNIESYYDFIIISNLNLNENNLKSLLLQINQLLTPNGHLLLMEFKSKISFNKNNLEKLLIECNYCNDFVIFLDDSTPLLLIHTQKQNIQLFKNISISNDSEQILNNLLFENIIIFGNNNNIDFKLIYKNNENYKSIYQISKINEINEKLITDKSIIYFIKTIDKLLIENFNEITFEYIQINQMIMKLNSKCKHVLLAKDIKGENYLSSSVIGVSRYFDQIPQLELFTIDFDNNSIDSIYNVINELINSKINWWQKEFTIKNNEIYFEIFKKESKFINNIFKSNSYEKNHNEMITKKNYKIVEKYLGNSILITGQSGFVLEIYKWIINYSESVKNIIILSKSKLKWELELLIKKNKHINFIFKSIDVGNTNAMEETINIILKENSNIINIDSIFHFAVEYCTTPDPLEITIKNLEISNCAKTMGAINLHNQSVKRNWKLINFIMASSVASLFGVNSQCSYSSSCYVIDSLSAYRKSIGLPSICTNYGVLGEAGLCSRVQMIQDFTLKLGYEPLPANMVLGALDLQIQNQNIVPLDFILSKLNFNLFKNSNQRLLKKFDFLFNSVNIKKE; encoded by the coding sequence atggaaaatcaaagaatttataatattaatttagatTTACTAAAAGATAATACATTAAATgggaaaaataattattatccaTCAacttatttaattgaagaattaataaagatatttcaaaatactgatttaataataccaatCTTTGAATTTAAACCACCATTTATAATAGATAATGAATTggaaaaattttatttgcaaacagaaatcattgaaattaattcaaaagaatatgaaataaaattcaattttaaagataataaaacaaaccAATGGAATCAATTTTCAAAAGGAAATTTCTTACtatcaactaataataattataattttaatgaaaaagaagtagattatattgaaaatttgaaatctaaaatttgtaattttacaaaagtttcaaaagatgaatttataaattttatagatGAAAAAACTGgattaaaatataatggaatttttaataacaatattaaagattgtttaattggtgataattGTTCTTTACTAGTTGTATCATTGGAAGGATGTCAAAaccaaaatttattttttaataaacctttatttaatatatttttaagtGGTATGTTAATATTGGTTGATAGAAAAtgtaaattgaattttaataaaattgaaggaCTTAAATATTATTCACCAAACAATCTACCAAAAGATAAggatcaattaatttcagaaatttatatttattcaaaattaatttcatcaaaaaCAATTTCCTCAAATTCATATTCAGCATCtgtaaaagttttattaCCAGATGgaactttattatttgatattgataGAGTTGAATATAAATCATTAACATCTATTAAACCAATATCAATTGAACCACCAAATGATCATATGTATTCAGTTTATCAACAACCATtgaattcattaattaaatcaccattaaaatttaaatcaaaatatcaaaataaaatcaatgatttaaatcattttctaaattaCCAAGATGGTTCAACATCAAATTACAATGATTTCATtacaattcaaaatcaaattatttcaaatattgtaaaagaagtaataaaaccaattttaaatgaaaaaatattatttagaaTATTAGATTTTCAAGGAGaaataaattcaacaacaattattttagaaaagataaattcattatttggaaaatttccaaatttccaaattgatattgaatatacaataaacaataaaaatccACCAAAAAACAGTataccaattaaatttgataaaatttttaaagaaaataatttaaataatatatgtATAGttataaaagattttaatttagttaaagatcaatttaaaaatggagAAAATAACATTGAATCATATtatgattttataataatatcaaatttaaatttaaatgaaaataatttaaaatcattactattacaaataaatcaattattaactCCAAATggtcatttattattaatggaatttaaatcaaaaatttcatttaacaaaaataatttagaaaaattattaattgaatgtaattattgtaatgattttgtaatttttttagaTGATTCAACACCATTATTGTTAATTCATacacaaaaacaaaatatacaattatttaaaaatatttcaatctCTAATGATTCagaacaaatattaaataatttattatttgaaaatataataatatttggtaataataataatattgactttaaattgatttataaaaataatgaaaattataaatcaatttatcaaatttcaaaaattaatgaaataaatgaaaaattaataaccgataaatcaataatttattttataaaaacaattgataaacttttaattgaaaattttaatgaaataacttttgaatatattcaaattaatcaaatgataatgaaattaaatagtaaATGTAAACATGTTTTATTAGCAAAAGATATAAAAggtgaaaattatttatcatcatcagtaATAGGTGTTTCAAGATACTTTGATCAAATTCCtcaattagaattatttacaatagaTTTTGacaataattcaattgattcaatttataATGTTATTAacgaattaattaattctaaaattaattggtggcaaaaagaatttacaattaaaaataatgaaatttattttgaaatatttaaaaaggaatcaaaatttataaataatatatttaaatcaaattcatatgaaaaaaatcataatgaaatgattacaaaaaaaaattataaaattgtagaaaaatatttaggtaattcaattttaattacagGTCAATCAGGTTTTGTTTTAGAGATTTATAAATggataattaattattctgAAAgtgttaaaaatattattatactttcaaaatcaaaattaaaatgggaattagaattattaattaaaaaaaataaacatattaatttcatttttaaaagtattgACGTTGGTAATACAAATGCAATGGAAGaaacaataaatataattttaaaagaaaattcaaatataattaatattgattcaatatttCATTTCGCCGTTGAATATTGTACAACACCAGATCCTTTagaaattacaattaaaaatttggaGATTTCAAATTGTGCTAAAACAATGGGTGCAATTAATTTACATAATCAATCAGTTAAAAGAAAttggaaattaattaatttcataatGGCATCATCGGTTGCATCTTTATTTGGTGTAAATAGTCAATGTAGTTATTCAAGTTCATGTTATGTAATAGATTCATTGTCAGCATATAGAAAATCAATTGGATTACCATCGATTTGTACAAATTATGGTGTTTTAGGTGAAGCAGGACTATGTTCAAGAGTT